Proteins found in one Thalassomonas actiniarum genomic segment:
- the pgi gene encoding glucose-6-phosphate isomerase, giving the protein MQARPSLPSWQKLTRLAGEKKHQHMNDLFAADSERFNKFSLELPGLLLDYSKNLIDDETMSVLFALARETDVAAWREKMLRGDKINQTENRAVLHTALRRRSEQPLMVDGENITAQVQSQLVKMEAFVNQVRQGHWLGYSGKRITDIVNIGVGGSNLGPQMVTEALKHYSDNSVNMHYVSNVDGAQIVEILRPLDPQKVLFIVSSKTFTTTETLLNARTALNWLISASFDETAVAKHFVAVTANKENAVKFGISQENIFDIWDWVGGRFSLWSAIGLPVALDLGFDKFKALLDGADNMDRHFVQAPPEQNMPVIMALLSVWNTTFLGAKSQAILPYDQTLHMLSSYLQQAEMESNGKSVSWHGDELDYATVPSIWGQLGINGQHAFYQYLHQSNNVVPADFIGSVTSVTPVKGHHETLMANFFAQTQALMTGVNEEEICADLKAKGREAPYIDAVAPHKVHKGNRPTNTILLKRIDPATLGMLIAAYEHKIFVQGIILQICSFDQWGVELGKGLAAKIQQELQAGETRVSHDCSTENLIHYYQKVSGGGAV; this is encoded by the coding sequence ATGCAGGCAAGACCATCACTGCCGAGTTGGCAAAAACTGACCCGTTTGGCAGGGGAAAAGAAACACCAGCATATGAATGATTTATTTGCCGCCGACAGTGAACGCTTTAACAAGTTTTCACTGGAGCTGCCGGGTTTGTTACTGGATTATTCGAAGAACCTTATCGACGATGAAACCATGTCGGTGTTGTTTGCCCTGGCCCGGGAAACCGATGTCGCTGCCTGGCGTGAAAAAATGCTGCGCGGCGATAAAATCAACCAGACGGAAAACCGTGCTGTGCTGCATACTGCCTTAAGACGGCGCAGTGAGCAGCCACTTATGGTGGACGGTGAAAATATCACTGCCCAGGTGCAGAGCCAGCTGGTGAAAATGGAAGCCTTTGTCAACCAGGTGCGCCAGGGACATTGGCTCGGTTATAGCGGCAAGCGCATCACGGATATTGTCAATATCGGGGTAGGCGGCTCTAACCTCGGTCCGCAAATGGTCACCGAAGCGCTTAAACATTACAGTGATAACAGCGTGAATATGCATTATGTCTCTAACGTTGACGGCGCCCAGATAGTGGAGATCTTAAGGCCGCTGGACCCGCAAAAAGTGCTGTTTATAGTTTCCTCGAAAACTTTTACTACTACGGAAACCTTGCTTAATGCCCGTACCGCACTGAACTGGCTGATTTCCGCTTCCTTTGATGAAACCGCGGTGGCGAAACATTTTGTTGCCGTGACCGCCAACAAAGAGAATGCCGTGAAGTTTGGCATCAGTCAGGAAAATATTTTCGACATCTGGGACTGGGTCGGCGGACGCTTTTCTCTCTGGTCCGCTATCGGCCTGCCCGTTGCCCTGGATTTAGGCTTCGATAAGTTTAAAGCCCTGCTCGACGGCGCCGATAATATGGACCGGCATTTTGTCCAGGCGCCGCCGGAGCAAAATATGCCGGTGATCATGGCGCTGCTCAGCGTGTGGAATACCACCTTTTTGGGAGCCAAATCCCAGGCGATTTTACCTTATGATCAAACCCTGCATATGCTCAGTAGCTATTTGCAGCAGGCGGAAATGGAAAGTAACGGCAAGTCGGTGTCCTGGCACGGCGATGAGCTCGATTATGCTACCGTACCTTCCATCTGGGGCCAGCTGGGCATCAACGGTCAGCACGCTTTTTATCAGTATCTGCATCAAAGCAATAATGTCGTGCCCGCCGATTTTATCGGCTCGGTCACCAGTGTCACTCCGGTGAAAGGCCACCATGAAACCCTGATGGCCAACTTCTTCGCCCAGACCCAGGCCTTGATGACCGGGGTCAACGAAGAGGAAATTTGTGCCGATCTCAAAGCCAAGGGCAGGGAGGCGCCGTATATCGATGCGGTGGCCCCCCATAAGGTGCACAAGGGTAACCGGCCGACCAATACTATTTTGCTTAAACGCATAGATCCGGCCACCTTGGGTATGTTGATAGCCGCCTATGAGCATAAAATTTTTGTGCAGGGCATTATTTTGCAGATCTGCTCCTTTGATCAGTGGGGGGTGGAGCTAGGCAAAGGACTGGCGGCTAAAATTCAGCAGGAATTACAGGCCGGGGAAACCCGGGTAAGCCATGATTGTTCCACCGAAAACCTGATCCATTATTATCAAAAAGTTTCCGGGGGCGGCGCTGTTTAA
- a CDS encoding LacI family DNA-binding transcriptional regulator: MKATINDVAKHAGVSIKTVSRVMNNEPSVRQSTREKVQATVAELNYQPNLAARNLAGTKSYSIAYVYDNPNAYYVIDMQNGILSACRKQGFELLIHPCDAKKENITEEVIAMVKQSRVAGLVLTPPFSEMPEFVERISELDVKLVRIMSGDLAPDELSPCIMVNDHDAAMSITEHLIELGHKEIAFIAGDAGHKSTIERLNGYKKALADHRMAINEDLIIHGEYSFESGVEGAKSLMQGQVKPTAIFSCNDEIAAGALFSARLMGLDIPSQLSIAGFENSPFSRQTWPKLTTAHQPNEQIAENAANLLIAQTRNQGEANPVGQYTPQLLVRDSTSSPAGTGS; the protein is encoded by the coding sequence ATGAAAGCTACCATAAATGATGTTGCCAAACATGCGGGAGTGTCGATCAAAACCGTTTCCCGGGTGATGAATAACGAACCTTCGGTGCGCCAGTCCACCAGGGAAAAGGTTCAGGCAACCGTTGCCGAGCTTAATTACCAGCCGAACCTGGCCGCCCGTAACCTGGCAGGCACTAAGTCCTACTCCATTGCCTATGTTTACGATAATCCCAATGCCTATTATGTTATCGATATGCAAAACGGTATTTTATCCGCCTGCCGTAAACAAGGCTTTGAACTCTTGATCCACCCCTGTGATGCAAAAAAAGAGAATATCACCGAAGAAGTGATCGCTATGGTCAAGCAATCCCGGGTAGCAGGATTAGTGCTGACACCGCCGTTTTCCGAAATGCCGGAATTTGTTGAGCGTATCAGCGAACTGGATGTCAAACTGGTGCGTATTATGTCGGGGGATCTGGCACCGGACGAACTCAGCCCCTGCATTATGGTCAATGACCACGATGCCGCCATGAGCATTACCGAACACCTGATTGAATTAGGCCATAAAGAGATTGCCTTTATTGCCGGTGACGCCGGCCATAAATCGACAATTGAACGCCTCAACGGTTATAAAAAAGCCCTGGCAGATCATCGCATGGCCATCAACGAAGACTTGATCATTCACGGGGAATATTCTTTCGAATCCGGGGTTGAAGGTGCAAAAAGTTTGATGCAGGGACAAGTCAAACCCACGGCAATTTTCTCCTGTAACGATGAAATCGCCGCCGGGGCATTATTTTCCGCCCGGCTGATGGGGCTGGACATTCCCAGTCAACTCTCCATTGCCGGTTTTGAAAACAGCCCGTTCTCGCGCCAAACCTGGCCCAAGCTCACCACGGCGCACCAGCCCAATGAGCAGATCGCCGAAAATGCCGCCAACCTGCTGATTGCCCAGACCCGCAACCAGGGGGAAGCCAATCCGGTGGGACAATATACGCCGCAACTCCTGGTACGGGATTCCACCTCAAGCCCGGCGGGTACCGGCAGCTAA
- a CDS encoding choice-of-anchor A family protein, giving the protein MRHLTLLAGLLISGQTLAGPIDFGQASQYNAFIKEDYSVTSSDVEGRVAVGGNLTVNGGYDIGTQIIDYDMGDGPSLVVGGDINKTGTGSLNVYQSATLPNPVLGDVVLGGTFTGGPSSIGSITENSSNLPVDFSGAFAELEALSHQLAQESDIAVIDHGWALEFALDPNLVFEDEVYVFNVSQDMFATDWYVNTDGMGEDATVVFNIANDNGSTVDFSQANVFLTDSSNPFDSSDPLSGYFNKGTANNEPPLQLLYNFDDVDLLNLNSDLYGSVLAPTADIKANESTIYGQVIGKSWQGNMQINYNPFKPVPPDTTPVPEPEGLLLFALGLALVFARKQLSPFKFKPANQVFRFA; this is encoded by the coding sequence ATGCGTCATCTCACCCTGTTGGCCGGCTTACTCATCAGCGGTCAAACTTTGGCAGGACCGATAGATTTCGGCCAGGCAAGTCAATACAATGCATTTATCAAGGAAGATTATTCAGTTACCTCTTCAGATGTCGAAGGCCGGGTGGCTGTCGGCGGTAATTTAACCGTAAACGGCGGCTATGATATCGGCACCCAGATCATCGACTACGACATGGGTGACGGCCCCAGCTTAGTCGTTGGCGGCGATATCAACAAAACCGGCACCGGCAGTTTAAATGTCTACCAGTCGGCAACCCTGCCCAACCCGGTATTGGGCGATGTGGTATTGGGAGGCACCTTTACCGGCGGCCCAAGCAGCATAGGTTCAATAACAGAAAACAGCAGCAATTTGCCGGTTGACTTTAGCGGTGCTTTTGCCGAACTGGAAGCCCTGTCCCACCAGCTGGCGCAAGAAAGCGATATCGCGGTGATCGATCACGGCTGGGCGCTGGAATTTGCCCTGGATCCCAACCTGGTTTTTGAAGATGAGGTTTATGTCTTTAATGTCAGCCAGGACATGTTTGCCACCGACTGGTACGTAAATACCGACGGCATGGGCGAAGATGCTACTGTGGTATTCAATATCGCCAATGACAACGGCTCAACCGTTGACTTTTCCCAGGCCAATGTTTTTTTAACCGACAGCAGCAACCCTTTTGACAGCTCAGACCCGTTAAGCGGTTACTTTAACAAAGGTACGGCAAACAACGAGCCGCCGCTGCAATTGCTGTATAACTTTGACGATGTCGACCTGCTTAACCTCAACAGCGATTTATACGGCAGTGTCCTGGCACCAACGGCTGATATTAAAGCCAACGAGTCTACCATCTATGGCCAGGTGATAGGCAAGTCATGGCAGGGGAATATGCAGATAAACTACAACCCGTTTAAACCGGTTCCCCCGGACACGACGCCGGTTCCCGAACCGGAAGGTTTATTGTTATTCGCCTTAGGCTTAGCCTTGGTATTTGCCAGAAAGCAATTATCTCCCTTCAAATTCAAGCCAGCCAATCAGGTCTTCCGTTTTGCTTGA
- a CDS encoding MarR family winged helix-turn-helix transcriptional regulator, producing the protein MTYDQLKLDNQLCHRLYMASNGLIRAYRPLLEALNLTYPQYVVMMALWEQDGITIQRLLEKTVIDGGAMSLILKKMQEKKLLSITQSEEDKRKKLLHLLPEGKALQVKAAEVPAKIRCAFPNIAPDEIQVLNRLLDKVCVDLNADEQEDSR; encoded by the coding sequence ATGACTTACGACCAACTTAAACTGGACAACCAGCTGTGTCACCGCCTATACATGGCGTCTAACGGCTTGATCCGCGCTTACCGGCCTTTGCTTGAGGCCCTAAATCTGACCTATCCGCAGTATGTGGTGATGATGGCCTTGTGGGAGCAAGACGGCATCACCATACAGAGATTATTGGAAAAAACCGTTATCGATGGTGGCGCCATGAGCCTGATTTTGAAAAAAATGCAGGAAAAAAAACTGCTGTCCATCACCCAGAGTGAAGAGGATAAACGCAAAAAATTGCTTCACCTGTTACCCGAGGGTAAGGCATTACAGGTCAAAGCAGCCGAGGTGCCGGCGAAGATACGGTGCGCCTTTCCCAATATCGCGCCGGATGAGATACAGGTATTAAACCGCTTGCTGGATAAAGTTTGTGTTGATTTAAATGCCGATGAACAAGAGGATAGCCGGTAG
- a CDS encoding organic hydroperoxide resistance protein — protein MNALNQVLYTAKATATGGREGSAKSDDGRLNLALSTPKGLGGDDGAGTNPEQLFAAGYAACFIGALKVVAGNAKIPLPKDTFINAEVAIGPIAQGFGIAVKLAVSLAGMDKSQANDLVAQAHQICPYSNATRGNVEVELTVI, from the coding sequence ATGAACGCATTAAACCAGGTATTATATACAGCAAAAGCAACAGCAACCGGCGGCCGTGAAGGCAGCGCCAAATCAGACGATGGCCGCTTAAATCTGGCCTTGTCGACCCCGAAAGGCTTAGGCGGTGACGACGGTGCGGGCACCAATCCGGAGCAGTTATTTGCCGCAGGTTATGCCGCTTGCTTTATCGGCGCCCTTAAGGTCGTAGCCGGCAATGCTAAAATTCCCCTGCCCAAAGACACTTTTATCAATGCCGAAGTGGCCATAGGTCCTATTGCACAAGGTTTTGGTATCGCGGTGAAGTTGGCGGTTTCCTTAGCTGGCATGGACAAGAGCCAGGCAAATGATCTGGTTGCCCAGGCCCATCAGATTTGTCCCTATTCAAACGCAACCCGGGGTAATGTCGAGGTGGAATTAACGGTTATTTAA
- a CDS encoding GNAT family N-acetyltransferase encodes MALDIKVIDKNTCALSYRDALLALTVRVEASHAAPYLFPPTPSFLEGILGKEMTKVFVFDGGQLIAYAVLKHLRELPGYLAHLDYPGEHSAMIYFTLVHPDYRGRGINSQITALRVAEAKKIGVKYLFSTVHPDNTASLKTLQRVGLKAIDKRIMFDEQLLRFIMFRAL; translated from the coding sequence GTGGCCTTAGACATTAAAGTCATCGACAAAAATACCTGTGCTTTATCCTACAGAGATGCCTTACTGGCCCTGACCGTCAGGGTAGAAGCCAGTCATGCTGCTCCTTATTTATTTCCGCCGACACCTTCCTTTCTTGAAGGGATACTCGGCAAGGAGATGACCAAGGTTTTTGTCTTTGACGGCGGGCAACTTATCGCTTATGCCGTACTTAAACATTTACGGGAGTTGCCGGGTTACCTGGCCCATTTAGACTATCCCGGCGAGCACAGTGCGATGATTTATTTCACCCTGGTGCATCCGGATTACAGGGGCAGGGGGATCAATAGCCAAATTACCGCACTGCGTGTGGCCGAGGCGAAAAAAATCGGCGTCAAATACCTGTTTTCTACCGTGCATCCGGACAATACTGCCTCGCTGAAAACCCTGCAAAGAGTGGGGCTCAAGGCTATTGATAAGCGCATTATGTTTGATGAGCAGTTATTGCGTTTTATTATGTTCAGGGCGTTATAA
- a CDS encoding DUF2798 domain-containing protein → MKQRMLSSVLMSFILSLLMTCWITLLNIGLVEQFASRWLQAFSLAWPAAALISFIFAPGVQKVTSKILSLSQGLLANQGK, encoded by the coding sequence ATGAAACAGCGTATGCTTTCTTCAGTTTTGATGTCATTTATTTTGTCTTTGCTTATGACCTGCTGGATCACCTTGCTCAATATAGGTTTGGTCGAGCAATTTGCCTCAAGGTGGCTGCAGGCTTTTAGCCTGGCCTGGCCGGCGGCGGCACTGATCTCTTTTATTTTTGCGCCGGGTGTGCAAAAAGTAACATCGAAAATCTTGTCTTTAAGTCAGGGGCTGTTAGCCAATCAAGGGAAATAA
- a CDS encoding LysR family transcriptional regulator — translation MLDDLALFVHIAKAGSLNKAALQQALPPATVTRRLQKLEQQLKCRLINRSARQFKLTLEGKKLFDDCSYLVESLQERTDLFESSVNELSGKIRLLAATNLAIGPLNQVWSTFMAKYQEIELEFILDDKVDNFLATQADFAVRVGPQQSSELYQKRIGSVKTILVASQSYIDRYGIPKTPEDLDNHLFVVGSYLKNWPLQNKDDKSQFNFHPETPRAIANELSLIKKLTLEGLGISLLPVSEITPELTRGQLIQVLPAWAGMDRNIYLIWGNGKLLTRRAKLLIDHLTAYVQSMPGLQGQVPDLTSA, via the coding sequence ATGTTAGATGATTTAGCCTTATTCGTGCACATAGCCAAAGCAGGTAGCCTCAACAAAGCGGCCTTACAGCAAGCCCTTCCCCCGGCAACGGTCACCCGGCGGCTGCAAAAGCTGGAGCAGCAATTAAAATGCCGCTTGATTAATCGTTCGGCGCGTCAGTTTAAGTTAACGCTTGAGGGGAAAAAACTCTTCGATGACTGCAGTTATTTGGTGGAATCCCTGCAGGAGCGGACCGACCTTTTTGAAAGCTCGGTGAATGAATTATCGGGAAAAATTCGCTTACTGGCGGCAACCAACCTTGCCATTGGCCCCCTCAACCAGGTGTGGTCGACTTTTATGGCAAAATATCAAGAGATTGAGCTGGAGTTTATCTTAGATGACAAAGTGGATAACTTTTTGGCCACCCAGGCCGACTTTGCCGTGCGTGTTGGTCCGCAGCAAAGCTCTGAGCTGTATCAAAAACGTATCGGCTCGGTTAAAACTATACTGGTTGCATCCCAATCATATATTGACCGCTACGGCATTCCCAAAACCCCCGAAGACCTGGACAACCACCTTTTTGTCGTCGGCTCTTACCTGAAAAACTGGCCGCTGCAAAATAAAGACGATAAGTCCCAGTTCAACTTCCACCCCGAGACTCCCAGGGCCATAGCCAACGAATTAAGCCTGATCAAAAAGTTAACCCTTGAAGGACTCGGCATTTCGCTGCTGCCGGTAAGCGAAATCACCCCTGAGCTGACCCGGGGGCAGCTGATACAGGTATTACCCGCCTGGGCCGGTATGGACAGAAACATCTATCTTATCTGGGGCAACGGCAAGTTACTGACTCGCAGGGCGAAACTGTTAATAGATCATTTAACGGCTTATGTGCAAAGCATGCCTGGCCTGCAAGGTCAGGTGCCGGATTTAACCTCTGCCTGA
- a CDS encoding HDOD domain-containing protein: MFHALIKRLFPSADDSNQPNFYYFEDTRPVEQEEAPEATSNAIHLMSAEEAHQKAFYDVLFGQSEHSEQHDELSLFITKKVQKLLEMPKLILKVVPLLPASLTKIISQLNDGHAFDTNALIALIRQEPVIAAKVIELANSSFYNRSDKDVTDLKSAFMLLGQNGLMQGVINGFINKLTPQPTIYFQQYGHKIWQHSLATGQIAKEIISQSPYKQGAAEGYLIGLICNLGNMIIFQLLMEAFSYTHPDCQPNTFAFKNLLYENSKKLTTHIARYWHMPKSILETLVWQEKISQAAMLQSLLAEKPIACYIYEANIISELIIRFEHGDIEQTAMEQAKESLLFSDEAKQYLDKFLQAETVSCD, from the coding sequence ATGTTTCATGCCCTCATTAAACGCCTGTTTCCATCCGCCGACGACAGCAACCAGCCCAATTTCTATTATTTTGAAGATACCCGGCCGGTTGAACAAGAAGAAGCCCCTGAAGCTACATCAAACGCCATCCATTTGATGTCAGCCGAAGAGGCACATCAAAAAGCCTTTTACGATGTTTTATTCGGGCAAAGCGAACACAGCGAGCAACACGATGAACTTTCTTTGTTCATCACCAAGAAAGTACAAAAATTACTGGAAATGCCGAAACTTATTTTAAAAGTTGTGCCCCTGTTGCCAGCCTCACTTACTAAGATCATTAGCCAGCTTAATGATGGTCACGCCTTTGATACCAATGCCCTGATAGCGCTGATCCGGCAAGAGCCGGTTATTGCCGCTAAAGTCATAGAGCTGGCAAATTCATCCTTTTATAATCGCAGCGATAAAGATGTCACCGATCTGAAATCCGCTTTTATGCTGCTTGGCCAAAACGGCCTGATGCAGGGAGTGATCAACGGTTTTATCAATAAACTCACGCCGCAGCCAACCATCTATTTCCAGCAATACGGCCACAAGATATGGCAGCACAGCCTGGCTACCGGGCAAATAGCCAAAGAAATCATCAGCCAGTCTCCCTATAAACAAGGCGCTGCAGAAGGCTACTTGATCGGTTTAATTTGCAACCTGGGCAATATGATTATTTTTCAACTTTTGATGGAAGCCTTCTCTTATACCCACCCCGACTGCCAGCCAAACACCTTTGCTTTTAAGAACCTGCTCTATGAAAATTCAAAAAAACTGACCACCCATATCGCCAGGTACTGGCATATGCCAAAGAGCATTTTAGAGACCCTGGTATGGCAGGAAAAAATATCCCAAGCTGCTATGCTCCAGTCGCTGTTAGCGGAGAAACCCATTGCCTGTTATATCTATGAAGCCAACATCATCAGCGAATTAATCATCCGCTTTGAGCACGGCGATATAGAACAAACCGCTATGGAACAGGCCAAAGAAAGTTTACTTTTCAGTGATGAGGCAAAGCAATACCTGGATAAATTCTTACAGGCTGAAACCGTGAGTTGCGATTAA
- a CDS encoding LON peptidase substrate-binding domain-containing protein: protein MMKIPVFPLPVYLLPGGITQLRIFEQRYLNMVKNVNNTHGFVIAYVLENARMSKWGSWVDIIDFDSDEEGLLNITVKCQGLVSILATTKQADKLLYGTVTPMEHWQESADRQDCHFLQQQLKWLFNEYDALLQLYPTCYFERADWVCARWLELLPVKFEDKSFFARRDSFHMAVSFLNALLGSESKASG from the coding sequence ATGATGAAGATACCGGTTTTTCCTTTACCCGTTTATTTGCTGCCCGGCGGCATCACCCAGCTGCGGATATTTGAGCAGCGTTACCTGAATATGGTGAAAAATGTCAATAATACCCACGGCTTTGTCATTGCTTATGTTTTAGAGAATGCCCGCATGAGCAAGTGGGGCAGTTGGGTGGATATTATCGATTTTGACAGCGATGAAGAAGGCCTGCTTAATATTACCGTTAAATGTCAGGGCCTGGTGTCGATATTGGCTACCACGAAACAAGCCGATAAACTTTTATATGGCACGGTTACTCCCATGGAGCATTGGCAGGAATCAGCCGACCGGCAAGACTGCCATTTTTTGCAGCAGCAGTTAAAGTGGTTGTTTAACGAATATGACGCCCTGCTGCAGCTGTATCCTACCTGCTATTTCGAGCGTGCCGACTGGGTATGTGCCCGTTGGTTAGAGCTGTTGCCGGTTAAATTTGAAGATAAAAGCTTTTTTGCCCGCCGGGACAGCTTTCATATGGCGGTTTCTTTTCTTAACGCGCTTTTGGGGAGTGAAAGCAAAGCCTCCGGGTAG
- a CDS encoding bifunctional helix-turn-helix transcriptional regulator/GNAT family N-acetyltransferase, whose product MKSYSELGHVALGTALRHLAAEVSKDAEKTYEKFNFEIDPKWFPVFYVLASKGAESVVNIAREIKHSHVSVSKIVKEMKASDLIESYKSSEDSRVTLVKLNKRAQDMIPAMQQQCDAVDLAMKRLTQETGVNLWEALTVTHRHLKYHPISSRVDDESGDNNIRIVDYAPIYQNAFKALNVEWISQFWQLEKPDFDALDNPEEYILNQSGAILIALDNSTPVGCCALIKMDNHNYELAKMAVSPKAQGKGIGLLLGQKIIERAGLLGAKRLYLESNSVLAPAINLYTKLGFKHIKGAISPYERCNVQMELHLSDVQPRQGK is encoded by the coding sequence ATGAAATCATATAGCGAATTAGGTCATGTCGCATTAGGTACTGCATTGAGACATTTAGCAGCAGAAGTATCTAAAGATGCAGAAAAAACTTATGAAAAGTTCAATTTTGAAATTGACCCTAAATGGTTCCCTGTTTTTTATGTTTTGGCGTCTAAAGGTGCTGAATCAGTTGTAAATATCGCAAGAGAAATTAAACACTCACACGTATCCGTAAGTAAAATTGTTAAGGAAATGAAAGCTTCGGATTTAATTGAAAGTTATAAATCTTCTGAAGACTCTCGCGTCACTCTGGTCAAGCTAAATAAGCGGGCACAAGATATGATCCCTGCAATGCAGCAGCAGTGTGACGCTGTTGATTTAGCAATGAAACGACTAACACAAGAGACAGGCGTTAACTTATGGGAAGCATTAACCGTAACTCACAGGCATTTGAAGTACCACCCGATAAGTTCGAGAGTTGACGACGAAAGTGGTGATAATAATATCCGAATTGTTGATTATGCACCTATCTATCAAAACGCTTTTAAAGCATTAAATGTCGAGTGGATAAGCCAATTCTGGCAGTTGGAAAAACCTGACTTCGATGCATTAGACAATCCCGAAGAGTATATATTAAATCAGTCAGGAGCCATTCTCATCGCACTGGATAATAGCACTCCTGTCGGCTGTTGCGCGTTAATAAAAATGGATAATCACAATTATGAACTTGCCAAGATGGCAGTATCACCAAAAGCCCAAGGAAAAGGTATTGGTTTACTTTTAGGGCAAAAAATTATTGAAAGAGCCGGTTTATTAGGCGCTAAACGCCTTTATTTGGAAAGTAATAGCGTCTTAGCCCCAGCAATCAATCTATATACTAAATTAGGCTTTAAGCACATTAAAGGGGCAATATCGCCATATGAACGGTGTAACGTGCAAATGGAACTGCATTTAAGCGATGTGCAACCTCGGCAGGGGAAATAA
- a CDS encoding alkylmercury lyase family protein, translating into MKLNNSSLHYYIMKHIVSLGYAPKIHDISQHFDVSKTEVIKALKALQDYHGVVLHPNSSEVWVMHPFSTAPTNFWIESKTGSWWGNCAWCSLGAAALLKQDLTITTTLGGESRQITIEIKDGQIKNNNLFIHFPIPMINAWDNVTFTCSTMLMFETSNDIEGWCKRHAIPKGDIQPIDKIWEFSKVWYGNHLNSNWVKWRVDEAKDIFQRFELNHSIWNMPSNAGRF; encoded by the coding sequence ATGAAATTGAACAATTCAAGTCTTCATTATTACATCATGAAACATATCGTTAGCCTTGGCTATGCGCCAAAAATTCATGATATATCACAGCATTTTGATGTCTCAAAAACTGAAGTCATTAAAGCGCTAAAGGCACTACAAGATTATCACGGCGTAGTTTTACACCCGAATTCTTCAGAAGTTTGGGTAATGCATCCTTTTTCCACAGCCCCGACAAATTTTTGGATTGAATCTAAAACCGGAAGTTGGTGGGGAAACTGTGCCTGGTGTTCACTTGGTGCTGCCGCCCTACTGAAGCAGGATTTAACAATAACGACAACTTTGGGGGGAGAGTCCAGACAAATTACTATTGAAATTAAAGACGGACAAATCAAGAACAACAACCTATTTATTCACTTCCCTATACCTATGATTAATGCTTGGGACAACGTAACTTTCACCTGTAGTACCATGCTAATGTTTGAAACATCAAATGATATCGAGGGTTGGTGTAAACGCCATGCAATACCAAAAGGCGACATCCAGCCAATAGATAAAATCTGGGAGTTTTCTAAAGTTTGGTACGGAAACCATTTGAACTCGAACTGGGTTAAATGGCGTGTCGATGAAGCTAAAGATATCTTTCAGCGATTTGAACTTAACCACTCAATATGGAATATGCCCTCAAATGCCGGCAGGTTTTAG
- a CDS encoding TIR domain-containing protein → MTNRIFVSYNFNDREISHSIKNFMQSHGGPVRGSFIFVENDVSAHGDTAIDKEIKDVMSGCDSAFFVVGDNNHNSPWINREADLAVSKGLKIVVTNLPNTYGGVPNLLRQIPHTKVKWKGSDIAEELNK, encoded by the coding sequence GTGACAAATCGTATTTTCGTTTCTTACAATTTCAATGACCGAGAAATAAGTCATAGTATTAAAAATTTTATGCAATCACATGGAGGTCCAGTAAGAGGTAGCTTTATTTTTGTCGAAAATGATGTTTCAGCCCACGGCGACACTGCTATTGATAAAGAAATTAAAGATGTAATGTCAGGATGTGATTCTGCTTTTTTTGTTGTAGGAGATAATAATCATAATAGCCCTTGGATCAATAGGGAAGCTGATCTTGCAGTGTCTAAGGGACTTAAGATCGTAGTAACTAATTTACCTAATACGTATGGTGGAGTACCAAACCTGTTGAGGCAAATACCTCATACAAAGGTAAAATGGAAAGGTTCCGATATAGCTGAAGAATTAAACAAGTAA